In Haliaeetus albicilla chromosome 2, bHalAlb1.1, whole genome shotgun sequence, a single genomic region encodes these proteins:
- the CSPG5 gene encoding chondroitin sulfate proteoglycan 5 isoform X2: protein MAPAAARPRSPLALALLLAIGALASEWPPQNASEAKGRGWEGSLESSPSQWDPASRDPSGGPNNGTSPGGATAGGWPPAGPQLEPPEGGTAATTDPAAMPEGCAGCTGEGDASALPPKSGSTEDGQAAVTWPGDGGTVAVALGSPEEPGSGERPTPASLPSPGVFGGLTAAPPSPPSPQLVTDSAEYDPLLAAGGLATPQTPVLGAPSPVPGAMGDSGGPPELWVAASSPAPAQGARGRTDLTWLEVEEPLAVTPGPAEPPADRTASEIIDVDYYDLFEGGEGLGGFPGGGRGPAGSARRREPEGAATPWALHELYDDFTPFDEADFYPTTSFYADGDEEDELEEDEDEEEEEEDGGLEDENGYRPPASSAPGIQPAPRDPRPTGRRDAVPPQPSGVAGGSPTARPRPGERGQPENGTECRSGYVRHNSSCRSVCDLVPSYCHNGGQCYLVESHGAFCRCNTQDYTWHKGTRCEAIVTDFQVMCVAVGSAALVVLLLFMLTVFFAKKLYLLKTENSKLRKTKYRTPSELHNDNFSLSTIAEGSHPNREAKVFAEREPEEEHRSL from the exons ATGGCCCCCGCGgctgcccggccccgctcccccctcgccctggccctgctgctggcGATCGGAGCCCTCG CATCCGAGTGGCCCCCCCAAAACGCCAGCGAGGCCaaggggagaggctgggagggttCCCTGGAGAGCAGCCCCTCGCAGTGGGACCCGGCGAGCAGAGACCCCTCGGGGGGGCCCAACAACGGCACCAGCCCCGGGGGGGCCACGGCAGGTGGCTGGCCCCCGGCGGGACCCCAGCTAGAGCCCCCCGAGGGGGGTACGGCCGCCACCACGGACCCTGCAGCGATGCCGGAGGGGTGCGCGGGGTGCACGGGGGAGGGCGATGCCAGCGCTTTGCCCCCCAAATCCGGCTCGACGGAGGACGGCCAGGCTGCGGTGACCTGGCCCGGCGACGGGGGGACGGTGGCGGTGGCACTCGGCAGCCCCGAGGAACCGGGGAGCGGCGAACGGCCCACGCCGgcctccctgcccagcccaggggtttttggggggctcacggccgccccgccgagcccccccagcccgcagCTCGTCACCGACTCGGCCGAATACGACCCGCTGCTGGCGGCCGGGGGCTTGGCCACGCCACAGACCCCCGTGCTGGGcgcccccagccctgtgccgGGCGCCATGGGGGACTCGGGGGGTCCCCCAGAGCTCTGGGTGGCCGCATCCAGCCCGGCCCCAGCTCAGGGGGCTCGCGGCCGGACGGATCTGACCTGGCTGGAGGTGGAGGAGCCCCTCGCCGTCACCCCGGGACCGGCTGAGCCGCCGGCTGACCGAACGGCCTCGGAGATCATCGATGTTGACTACTATGACCTGTTTGAGGGGGGCGAGGGACTGGGGGGCTTCCCCGGGGGTGGCCGGGGGCCGGCCGGCTCAGCACGTCGGCGGGAGCCGGAGGGAGCGGCCACGCCGTGGGCCCTCCACGAGCTCTACGACGACTTCACGCCTTTCGACGAAGCTGATTTCTACCCCACCACCTCCTTCTACGCCGACGGGGACGAGGAGGACGAGCTGGAGGAGGACGAAGacgaagaggaggaggaggaagatggggGGCTGGAGGACGAGAACGGCTACCGGCCACCCGCCTCGTCCGCGCCCGGCATCCAGCCGGCGCCGCGGGACCCCCGACCCACCGGCCGCCGCGACGCGGTCCCGCCGCAGCCCTCTGGCGTGGCGGGGGGCAGCCCCacggcgcggccgcggccgggggagcggggccagCCGGAGAACGGCACCGAGTGCCGGAGCGGTTACGTGCGGCACAACAGCTCCTGCCGCTCCGTCTGCGACCTCGTCCCCAGCTACTGCCACAACGGCGGCCAGTGCTACCTGGTGGAGAGCCATGGGGCCTTCTGCCG GTGCAACACGCAAGACTACACGTGGCACAAGGGCACGCGCTGCGAGGCCATCGTCACCGACTTCCAAGTGATGTGCGTGGCCgtgggctcggctgccctcgtggtgctgctgctcttcatgCTCACCGTCTTCTTCGCCAAGAAGCTCTACCTGCTCAAGACGGAGAACAGCAAACTGCGCAAGACCAA ATACCGCACCCCGTCCGAGCTGCACAATGACAACTTCTCCCTCTCCACCATCGCCGAGGGCTCCCACCCAAAC AGAGAAGCTAAGGTCTTTGCCGAGCGTGAGCCGGAGGAGGAGCATAGGTCCCTCTAG
- the CSPG5 gene encoding chondroitin sulfate proteoglycan 5 isoform X1 produces MAPAAARPRSPLALALLLAIGALASEWPPQNASEAKGRGWEGSLESSPSQWDPASRDPSGGPNNGTSPGGATAGGWPPAGPQLEPPEGGTAATTDPAAMPEGCAGCTGEGDASALPPKSGSTEDGQAAVTWPGDGGTVAVALGSPEEPGSGERPTPASLPSPGVFGGLTAAPPSPPSPQLVTDSAEYDPLLAAGGLATPQTPVLGAPSPVPGAMGDSGGPPELWVAASSPAPAQGARGRTDLTWLEVEEPLAVTPGPAEPPADRTASEIIDVDYYDLFEGGEGLGGFPGGGRGPAGSARRREPEGAATPWALHELYDDFTPFDEADFYPTTSFYADGDEEDELEEDEDEEEEEEDGGLEDENGYRPPASSAPGIQPAPRDPRPTGRRDAVPPQPSGVAGGSPTARPRPGERGQPENGTECRSGYVRHNSSCRSVCDLVPSYCHNGGQCYLVESHGAFCRCNTQDYTWHKGTRCEAIVTDFQVMCVAVGSAALVVLLLFMLTVFFAKKLYLLKTENSKLRKTKYRTPSELHNDNFSLSTIAEGSHPNDDPSAPHKLQDSLKSCLKDEEPFNIHNSTSPKHDGKGEQDGGELNCLQNNLT; encoded by the exons ATGGCCCCCGCGgctgcccggccccgctcccccctcgccctggccctgctgctggcGATCGGAGCCCTCG CATCCGAGTGGCCCCCCCAAAACGCCAGCGAGGCCaaggggagaggctgggagggttCCCTGGAGAGCAGCCCCTCGCAGTGGGACCCGGCGAGCAGAGACCCCTCGGGGGGGCCCAACAACGGCACCAGCCCCGGGGGGGCCACGGCAGGTGGCTGGCCCCCGGCGGGACCCCAGCTAGAGCCCCCCGAGGGGGGTACGGCCGCCACCACGGACCCTGCAGCGATGCCGGAGGGGTGCGCGGGGTGCACGGGGGAGGGCGATGCCAGCGCTTTGCCCCCCAAATCCGGCTCGACGGAGGACGGCCAGGCTGCGGTGACCTGGCCCGGCGACGGGGGGACGGTGGCGGTGGCACTCGGCAGCCCCGAGGAACCGGGGAGCGGCGAACGGCCCACGCCGgcctccctgcccagcccaggggtttttggggggctcacggccgccccgccgagcccccccagcccgcagCTCGTCACCGACTCGGCCGAATACGACCCGCTGCTGGCGGCCGGGGGCTTGGCCACGCCACAGACCCCCGTGCTGGGcgcccccagccctgtgccgGGCGCCATGGGGGACTCGGGGGGTCCCCCAGAGCTCTGGGTGGCCGCATCCAGCCCGGCCCCAGCTCAGGGGGCTCGCGGCCGGACGGATCTGACCTGGCTGGAGGTGGAGGAGCCCCTCGCCGTCACCCCGGGACCGGCTGAGCCGCCGGCTGACCGAACGGCCTCGGAGATCATCGATGTTGACTACTATGACCTGTTTGAGGGGGGCGAGGGACTGGGGGGCTTCCCCGGGGGTGGCCGGGGGCCGGCCGGCTCAGCACGTCGGCGGGAGCCGGAGGGAGCGGCCACGCCGTGGGCCCTCCACGAGCTCTACGACGACTTCACGCCTTTCGACGAAGCTGATTTCTACCCCACCACCTCCTTCTACGCCGACGGGGACGAGGAGGACGAGCTGGAGGAGGACGAAGacgaagaggaggaggaggaagatggggGGCTGGAGGACGAGAACGGCTACCGGCCACCCGCCTCGTCCGCGCCCGGCATCCAGCCGGCGCCGCGGGACCCCCGACCCACCGGCCGCCGCGACGCGGTCCCGCCGCAGCCCTCTGGCGTGGCGGGGGGCAGCCCCacggcgcggccgcggccgggggagcggggccagCCGGAGAACGGCACCGAGTGCCGGAGCGGTTACGTGCGGCACAACAGCTCCTGCCGCTCCGTCTGCGACCTCGTCCCCAGCTACTGCCACAACGGCGGCCAGTGCTACCTGGTGGAGAGCCATGGGGCCTTCTGCCG GTGCAACACGCAAGACTACACGTGGCACAAGGGCACGCGCTGCGAGGCCATCGTCACCGACTTCCAAGTGATGTGCGTGGCCgtgggctcggctgccctcgtggtgctgctgctcttcatgCTCACCGTCTTCTTCGCCAAGAAGCTCTACCTGCTCAAGACGGAGAACAGCAAACTGCGCAAGACCAA ATACCGCACCCCGTCCGAGCTGCACAATGACAACTTCTCCCTCTCCACCATCGCCGAGGGCTCCCACCCAAAC GACGACCCCAGCGCTCCCCACAAGCTGCAGGACTCCCTGAAATCCTGCCTGAAGGACGAGGAGCCATTTAACATCCACAACTCGACGTCGCCCAAGCACGACGGCAAAGGGGAGCAGGACGGCGGCGAGCTCAACTGTCTGCAGAACAACCTGACgtga